A genomic stretch from Nitrospirota bacterium includes:
- the folP gene encoding dihydropteroate synthase, which translates to MGVLNVTPDSFSDGGLYIDPSRAVERALEMEEEGADLIDIGGESSRPGSDPVSEEEEIKRVVPVIEKLSHRLKIPISVDTSKSRVAKIAVKAGASIINDISGLRLDPEMVHVVADSGIPVVIMHMKGTPKDMQVNPTYNNVVSEVIEFLKERIKVAIDEGVSKDKIIIDPGIGFGKTVEHNIVILRRLDEFKVLGRPILIGTSRKSFIGKILDLEVNERIEGTAATVAVAILKGAALIRAHDVKEMVRVARMTDAIIRASHHLSPTL; encoded by the coding sequence ATGGGAGTTCTGAATGTGACTCCTGATTCGTTCTCTGATGGAGGACTTTATATCGATCCATCGAGAGCAGTTGAAAGGGCACTCGAGATGGAGGAGGAAGGGGCTGATTTAATAGATATAGGTGGTGAGTCTTCAAGACCTGGCTCCGATCCAGTCTCAGAAGAAGAAGAAATCAAGAGGGTTGTACCCGTCATAGAAAAGCTATCCCACAGATTAAAGATTCCTATATCTGTGGATACATCTAAATCTCGTGTTGCAAAGATTGCGGTTAAGGCAGGTGCTTCTATTATAAACGATATAAGTGGCCTCCGTCTTGATCCTGAGATGGTTCATGTTGTTGCGGATAGTGGGATTCCTGTGGTAATCATGCATATGAAGGGTACACCGAAGGATATGCAGGTTAATCCTACATATAACAATGTCGTCTCAGAGGTGATAGAGTTTCTAAAGGAAAGGATAAAAGTGGCTATAGATGAAGGTGTTAGTAAAGATAAGATAATAATCGATCCAGGAATCGGTTTTGGCAAGACCGTTGAACATAACATAGTGATACTTAGAAGGCTCGATGAATTCAAGGTTCTTGGTCGACCCATTCTCATCGGGACATCGAGGAAGTCATTTATAGGTAAGATACTTGATCTTGAGGTTAATGAACGAATCGAAGGAACTGCAGCAACTGTTGCAGTTGCAATATTGAAAGGTGCCGCCCTTATAAGGGCTCATGATGTTAAAGAGATGGTGAGAGTGGCAAGAATGACCGACGCCATTATTCGGGCATCCCACCACCTCTCACCCACCCTCTGA
- a CDS encoding CdaR family protein → MRFKSLLLRNSGLKIASLIFAIILWFFVISRGKSEVNFEVPLEFKNIPSTIELTGDIVKSIDVRVQGQEGVLRNLRSHQINAYVDLTGAKAGESTYYITQSNINVPMNVKVSKVSPSTIKVRLEKLLKKDIEVEAHIIGKPAPGFKIQGLEVTPSTVRIEGLKKEINSIKTLKTEPIDISGAKEGISQVVKVNTAGRNIRSLNKEEVKVNIKISKERR, encoded by the coding sequence ATGAGATTTAAAAGCCTTTTACTTAGAAACTCTGGATTGAAGATTGCGTCTCTGATATTTGCGATTATACTCTGGTTTTTTGTTATATCAAGGGGAAAATCGGAAGTAAATTTTGAGGTACCACTTGAATTTAAGAATATTCCATCTACAATAGAACTTACAGGAGATATAGTAAAATCTATAGATGTAAGAGTTCAGGGACAGGAAGGGGTACTCCGCAATCTGAGGTCTCATCAGATAAATGCATATGTAGACCTTACCGGGGCAAAGGCAGGAGAAAGCACATATTATATTACACAGAGTAATATTAATGTTCCAATGAATGTTAAGGTTTCGAAGGTTAGTCCCTCTACTATTAAAGTTAGACTTGAGAAGCTTCTTAAAAAGGATATTGAAGTAGAAGCACATATAATTGGAAAACCTGCTCCTGGATTTAAGATTCAGGGCTTAGAAGTGACTCCATCAACTGTCAGGATAGAAGGGCTGAAAAAAGAAATCAACAGTATAAAGACCTTAAAGACAGAGCCAATAGATATCAGTGGTGCTAAGGAGGGCATCTCACAGGTCGTAAAGGTAAACACCGCAGGCAGAAATATCCGTAGCCTTAACAAAGAAGAAGTTAAGGTGAACATAAAGATTTCTAAAGAACGAAGGTAA
- the cdaA gene encoding diadenylate cyclase CdaA — protein MEIFRQIRWQDVVDILLVAFIVYRILLLIKGTRAIQMLVGLGILLIALMISKWINLYTIDWLVQSFWSQIVLALIILFQPELRRALAHIGENPLLYPFSYVEESRHIEEIVRTAVSLSNRKIGSLIVIERETDLKNFIEMGTELDAKVSKEILVSIFQPTSPIHDGAVIIRGKRIIAGGCFLPLSLRADISRSLGTRHRAAIGITEETDAVVIVVSEETGAISIVIGGEITQNLDMNTLRETLTDLFVRKPHRKAMK, from the coding sequence ATGGAAATTTTCAGGCAGATAAGGTGGCAGGATGTAGTTGATATACTCCTTGTGGCGTTTATAGTGTATAGAATCCTTTTGCTTATAAAAGGGACAAGGGCGATTCAAATGCTTGTAGGTCTTGGTATACTGCTTATTGCCCTGATGATTTCAAAGTGGATAAATCTTTACACAATAGACTGGCTTGTTCAAAGCTTCTGGTCACAGATAGTACTGGCACTGATTATACTCTTTCAGCCAGAACTCCGCCGCGCACTTGCCCATATAGGAGAAAACCCTCTTTTATATCCATTCTCATATGTTGAGGAATCAAGACACATCGAAGAGATCGTAAGGACAGCAGTATCATTATCCAATAGAAAAATAGGAAGTCTTATTGTTATCGAGAGGGAGACTGATCTCAAAAACTTTATAGAGATGGGGACAGAACTCGATGCAAAGGTCTCAAAGGAGATACTTGTAAGTATATTTCAGCCAACATCTCCTATACACGATGGAGCAGTGATTATAAGGGGTAAGAGGATTATAGCAGGTGGATGTTTTCTTCCATTATCATTGAGGGCAGATATAAGTCGTTCACTCGGAACAAGACATAGGGCTGCGATTGGAATTACCGAGGAGACTGATGCGGTTGTAATTGTGGTCTCAGAAGAAACAGGTGCAATCTCTATTGTAATCGGTGGGGAGATTACACAGAATCTCGATATGAATACACTGAGGGAGACACTAACAGATCTTTTTGTCCGGAAGCCACATAGGAAGGCAATGAAATGA